GTCAAGAGGATGCCGAAGGACCAGACATCTGACTTGATGGTAAACCTGCCGTACAGAGCTGCTTCAGGGGCCGTCCACTTGATGGGGAACTTTGCACCTGGATGGAGAGGCAGGGTGAGGGGGTGGTGCCTCTAGGACCCCCATGCAACCAGAGCCACGTGCAGGCTCCAGGCACAACACACCGTGGGGACAGTGGCCATTGCTCTggggccagcagccctgggtaCACACCTTGCCGAGCTGTGTACTCGTTGTCCTCAATGAGTCGTGCCAAGCCAAAATCAGCCACTTTGCATACCAGGTTCTCCCCCACCAAGATGTTGGCTGCCCGCAGGTCCCGGTGCACGTAGTTCATCCTCTCCACATAGGCCATGCCCGATGCGATCTGTGGGGACCAGCACATGGGGCACTGTGGCTGACAGGGTGACACAAGGGTCCCCAGGGAGAGCCTGGCATCACTGAGGGGAAAGGACTGCAGCGGGACCCAGCTGAGGTGTGGGAAACACCAGCTGCTCAAGAAATGCCATGCAGACTTGGGTTTGCTGgccagggagagctggcagcaaCAGGAATGGGCAAAAGGATGGTATCAAAGTGCAACCCCGCTCTGGGCTGAGAGCCAGTGGCACCCACACAagtgaggctgcagagcaccCCACTGCCTGATCATTGacagccaccacagcccagTGAGGGGCTCAGGCAGACAGTGACCCCACAAGGAATGAGGGAGGCCTAGGGATGTGCAAACCCACCTGAGCAGCCATATCCACAAGCTGGGGCAGCCGCAGATACTTGCCCATCTCACCCTTCAGGAAGTCCAGCAGGCTCCCTGTGAGGAAGACCATGGTCAGAGCAATCTTCAGCCCCTCAGCTGccccctcagtgtccctcctgtgctcaCCCTTGCTCATGTATTCGGTGACGATGTAAATGGGCTCCTCTGACACCACAGCATAGAGCTGAACCAGCTTCTCGTGTCGCAGCTTCTTCATGACCTGTGCTTCCTGCAGGAAGGCCTCTGGGGACATGGTGCCAGGCTTCAGAGTCTTGATGGCCACCCGGGTGGTGCCATTCCAggtccctgtggcacaggacACGCTGCTCAGGACACACGTATGAGGCAGGGGGCTGtgtccctcccctgctcccccaccCCACCACAGGCTCCAGGCACCTGCAGatggctggggacaggatgCAGGTGgtgacacagaggggacagtgggagtggAATGGTCCTTACCCATCCACACCTCTCCGaagcagccctgtcccagcttGACCTCCAGCCGCAGCGATTCCCGGGGGATTTCCCAGGCATCCTTGGCAAGGCCTTGGGTCTGGGGCTTGGATGTGGGGCAGATGTTGGTGAGACGGTGGCACAAGCCATCAGCGTGCTCTGGCACAGGAAGGGACAAAAGCAGCGTAACACATGGGTATTTAGGCATGTGATGTCTTTACCCCACATCTTTCCTGTAAACACCTTGAGGATCCATACCCAAGCCCTCACCCTCTGCCCTAAAATCCAGCTTTTCACCAttgccccacacagctgctttggtgtccctcagggcagcagtgacttcccagcagcactgccctgcagtgagGACAGCACCCAGGGTGCCACCCAGACCCCAGGGGGACCCACACGGCTACCCACTGGAGTAGTAggccaccagctgctgcaggctgttgAACTGGGTGCGCGAGGTGATGTAGAAGCCGCCGCTGTCCAGCTTGCGGATCTTGTAGTGCTTTACGTTGAGCCCCTTGGCGTTGTCAAAGTCGGACACAGAGAGGCAATAGGCACCTGtgggcaggacacaggggctgtgggagaTGTGCCATATGTGGGTGCTCTGTGGGTGGGCAGGACTGGGAATGGAGGTGCTGCCTTCACGCCAAAGCAGaggatggggagcagctcctggctgcaccAGCTGGCACCAGGTGCCAGGGAGGAACGGCACATATCCCCCAGCCACAGCCATGCCACAGCATcacagcctccagctgccctctgcctgcacagcagccctgcagcatcctaTGGGATGTGCTAgaagggcagaggagcaggcagagccaggctgggggcagctgctgACCAACAACTCCTCAGTGTCTCAGAGAGGAGCTAAAGGGCTGGTAGGCCCAATTCCCTGCTGCACAAATCCCACCACAGCTTCAGGAgcttggctctgctctgcccacatGAGAACAATGTGGTGTTGCTGAGCCACAGACAACAGCAGGGAAGATTTATGCTGCTGCTTGAAGAAGATACTTCCATCAGAATAAGACAAATAGGGATAAGTTCAAGgcacaaaaccagaaaggaaCATAAAGGGGCTTTTCCCAAAGGTGCATTTGGAGCCAAACTAAACCAGGTAAGAAACATAACCCTCGAGCAGTCAAACCTCAAAGATCACAACTTGCACTTTCAGAAATGTCAGACTTGAAAGAACTAAAGTTAATTATTCCCTTGTCCTGGCTGCCCAGGAAGCACATGTTTAAGATTTTGTCATTATACAGGGAccaaaggaaaaccaaaaaaacatcTAGTTGGGACTGTACAAAAACCCAGCCAAATaaaccaacagcaaaaaaaaaaccaaagaaaccccaaacaaacaaaaaaaaaattaaaaaaaaaaaaaaaaaaaaaacaggaaaagagacCATCCTGCCAGGTGGTCTTGCCAGAGTTGGTGAGAACCCTGGGTTCCACCTTGCCACAGACACTGGTGAAGTGATGGCCACATCAGCATCAGTTCCCTGGAGACCAGCACCAGCAGAAGAGACTGAGGGGACTCAGGGTACCCCCACACCCCTCAGAAAGGGTCTCCTTCAGGCCAGCaaccccccagccctgctcaccttTCGTGGTCTCGCTCTCCCGCACCAGGAAGGTCCCTCGGGGGTTCTCGGGGTTGAGCAGCAGCCGCTCAGATTCCCGGCGAGTGATCTTCCCAAAATACCACCTGCAGGAGAGAGGCAGGGGCTCAGCACCTGGCACTGCCCCCTCCACTGCCTGCCCAAGcagggggctcagccctgcccacccaCTGCAGGTTTGGGAGGCCAGGGGCTGTGTCTGGGCTTGGGCACCTCGATGTgtgcacagccccacacagcctgggctgggcatcACCTCCCTGCCATCACGGTTGGAACCTTCCTGCCACACTTTCAatagaccaggctgctcaaagccccatccaaactggccttgaacactcccagggatcaggcagcttctctgggcagcctgtgccagtgtctcaccatccACCacataaagaattttttcctaacatctaatctaaatctttcctcttaatttcaaaaacTTTCCCCCTTGCCCTTTCACAGGCCTCTCTGCTCATGTAAAacatctctctcttttttagAATCCCCTTTAAATTCTGGAAAGCTGCAATgagatctccctggagccttctcttctccaggctctccATAAAAACCAGTCCAAAAAGCATTCACAGCTCTGCTATGCCACCACTCACCCCTCCACCATGCAAGCACGCTGCAGCACTGCACTTACGGCCTTAAAGAAAGGCTGGGTTGCACATTCAGAGGGGAAAactaatgaaaaggaaaaacccagAGGGCTTGGAGGCTTCTCCCAGGagggggcagggatggagagggagctgggggtgtgtTTGCTATCACTGGTCTATAAACCGTCTAGAAGATGGCAATTACTCTTCAGCCTGGATGGAGTCTGAGGGCGCAACATAGTTACTGGGGATGTAGCCCGTCTGTCCTGTAGTGAGGGAATGAGCCAGCCACCAGTCACCTTCCCTGCAAGAGAACCAAAACACACTCAGTGTGGAGACAGGAGccccccagcc
Above is a genomic segment from Oenanthe melanoleuca isolate GR-GAL-2019-014 chromosome 20, OMel1.0, whole genome shotgun sequence containing:
- the SRC gene encoding proto-oncogene tyrosine-protein kinase Src isoform X1, whose translation is MGSSKSKPKDPSQRRRSLEPPESSQHGGFPASQTPSKAAAPDAHRTPSRSFGTVAAESKLFGGFNSSDTVTSPQRAGALAGGVTTFVALYDYESRTETDLSFKKGERLQIVNNTEGDWWLAHSLTTGQTGYIPSNYVAPSDSIQAEEWYFGKITRRESERLLLNPENPRGTFLVRESETTKGAYCLSVSDFDNAKGLNVKHYKIRKLDSGGFYITSRTQFNSLQQLVAYYSKHADGLCHRLTNICPTSKPQTQGLAKDAWEIPRESLRLEVKLGQGCFGEVWMGTWNGTTRVAIKTLKPGTMSPEAFLQEAQVMKKLRHEKLVQLYAVVSEEPIYIVTEYMSKGSLLDFLKGEMGKYLRLPQLVDMAAQIASGMAYVERMNYVHRDLRAANILVGENLVCKVADFGLARLIEDNEYTARQGAKFPIKWTAPEAALYGRFTIKSDVWSFGILLTELTTKGRVPYPGMVNREVLDQVERGYRMPCPPECPESLHDLMCQCWRKDPEERPTFEYLQAFLEDYFTSTEPQYQPGENL
- the SRC gene encoding proto-oncogene tyrosine-protein kinase Src isoform X2 codes for the protein MGSSKSKPKDPSQRRRSLEPPESSQHGGFPASQTPSKAAAPDAHRTPSRSFGTVAAESKLFGGFNSSDTVTSPQRAGALAGGVTTFVALYDYESRTETDLSFKKGERLQIVNNTEGDWWLAHSLTTGQTGYIPSNYVAPSDSIQAEEWYFGKITRRESERLLLNPENPRGTFLVRESETTKGAYCLSVSDFDNAKGLNVKHYKIRKLDSGGFYITSRTQFNSLQQLVAYYSKHADGLCHRLTNICPTSKPQTQGLAKDAWEIPRESLRLEVKLGQGCFGEVWMGTWNGTTRVAIKTLKPGTMSPEAFLQEAQVMKKLRHEKLVQLYAVVSEEPIYIVTEYMSKGSLLDFLKGEMGKYLRLPQLVDMAAQIASGMAYVERMNYVHRDLRAANILVGENLVCKVADFGLARLIEDNEYTARQGMVNREVLDQVERGYRMPCPPECPESLHDLMCQCWRKDPEERPTFEYLQAFLEDYFTSTEPQYQPGENL